The genomic segment CGGCGCCCTCACTCCACCATTTACAATCCCTTCCTGCTCCCTGCTGCAGCCCTTCGCAGTCCCGCGCCTCGCCGACTTTTTCCTGGAAACTCAGTCATTCCGCCGTTCGTTATCTGAAATCTCCGCCCGTCATGTCTGATTACGACCACTTTGGGAGCTCCGAGGAGGAGAGCGCCGAGATCAAGAAGCTCCAGGCCGATGTGGTACGTGAACTGCGACACCAACTATGTCGCACCTGATATCAAAATCAATTGAAAAAGATGCTAATCTGAATACGCGCCCACAGGAAGTTGATCCCGATAACTTCGAAACTTGGGAGAAGCTGGTTCGCGCCTGCGAGGGTCTGGAGGGCGGCCTGAACCGCAACTCCAGCCCCCAGGCCCTTGCCACTCTTCGAGATGCCTACGATCGCTTCCTCCTCAAATTCCCTCTGCTCTTTGGCTACTGGAAGAAGTACGCGGAACTCGAGTTCAACATTGCTGGACCCGAGTCAGCAGAGATGGTTAGTCGGTTTCGTGTCGCATCGCGTCGCATCGCATCGCATTGCATCCCTTGGCTCCCGGCCGCGACTGACGTTGCGCTTCTCTCTAGGTCTACGAGCGAGGATGCGCCAGCATCACCAATTCTGTCGACTTGTGGACCGACTACTGCTCCTTCAAAATGGAGACCACACACGTCCCACACCTCGTCAGAGAGTAAGTAGTTGATGGCCGGCTTTCCTTCCCCCTTAACATCACCATCACCACAGCATGCCTCACCGGCCGCTCGGCGCATCGATCGAGCCATACATGGACTCCATCCATTTGCCTTTCAAGTATCCGTCGGTGAGAAATGCCAACAGCAGCCCCATTGTTGGGATGCCCTCTCACGCTAGTAGTTACCAGGCTCTGCTGATTTCCACTTGACGATGACTGATCCGTTGTCCGCTCCACGTCGCAttcacaccaccaccaccacatcGCTCTCATTGGAATGCCTTACTTTGGGCTTGGATTCGCTAGTTGATTTCACTTGATACCCCCTCCTGTATAGCACGCCTCCCATCCCCCTCTTCATCCCCTGTCCCTGCGCCCTTGGCTGTATACTGACCATTCGCTCCAGGCTCTTTGAACGCGGCGCAACCTGTGTCGGCCTTGACTTCCTCGCACATCCGTTCTGGGATAAGTACATAGAGTACGAGGAGCGACAGGAGGCCCAAGACAAAATCTTCGCCATCCTGTCTCGAGTCATCCACATTCCGATGCACCAGTATGCTCGTTACTTTGAACGATTCCGCCAGCTCTCCCACAGCCGCCCCGTCACCGAGCTGGTTCCGGCTGAGACGCTGCAGAGATTCCAGGCCGAGGTGGAGGCTGAGAGTGCCCAGTATGCCGGTGCGCAGCGAACGGAGCTCGAGGTTGAACGCGACGTGCGCACCAAGATTGACGCCATGTACTATGAGTACTTTACCCAGACGCAGTCCGAGACCAACAAGCGATGGACCTACGAATCCGAAATGAAGCGCCCTTACTTCCATGTTACCGAGCTTGAGAGCTCGCAGCTCACCAACTGGCGCAAGTACCTTGATTTTGAAGAGTCCGAGGGGAACACTACCCGCATCGTCTTTCTTTATGAGCGATGCTTGGTGACATGCGCCTTCTACGACGAATTCTGGTTCCGCTACGCCCGCTGGATGTCTGCACAAGAGGGCAAGGAGGAAGAGGTCAGAATCATCTACCAGAGAGCCGCCACTATGTTTGTACCCATCAGTCGGCCCGGCATCAGGCTGCAGTTTGCCTACTTTGAGGAAAGCTGTGGACGTATCGACATAGCTCGCGACATTCATGAGTCCATCCTCATGAAGTTGCCCGACTGTATTGAGGCCATCACCTCATGGGCTCACCTCCAGCGTCGACAGAGCGGGCTGGACGCCGCGGTTGAGGTTTTCAAGGCGCAGATCGATTCGCCTCAAGTGGATATCTTTACCAAGGCAGCTCTGGTGACCGAGTGGGCCTTGTTCCTATGGAGGGTCAAGGGCTCAGTGGAAGAAGCTCGCAACGTCTTCCTCAAGAACGTACAGTGGTACGCCGACAGCCGTGTCTTTTGGGACAAGTGGCTCGAGTTCGAGCTTCAGCAGGCGACAAGCACGGAGCTGGAGGATCAGCACGGCGACCGCATCAAGCAGATCTTTGACGAACTCCGGAGCAAGAGCCGTTTGTCCGCCTCGACAAAGAAAGAGCTGTATCGGATTTACCTATCATACTTACAGCAGCGGGGCGGTAAGGACGCGATGAAGCAGTTCCTTGCCATTGACCGGGAGATCTTTGGGTATGTGAAGCCTTGTACCATTGCCTCAATCGGGTCGGATGCTAACAAAATCTGATAGGCCGGGCTCGATCTCACTGCTGGCCAAGGACGAGGTTGGCGGAAAAGAGAACGGAGCTGCTGTGCCTGAGTTGGACGAGGTAACAAGATACCGAGCCGAAGCCAGGTATCTGAGATACTACGAGCTCCAGGGCGAACCAGACCTCGAGGGACAGGCCACAGCGCCATTCAACTAGGCGGACATGGAACCATGCATCGTGGTGTTGCTTCAATGCTACAGGAGTTCCCTGTCCCTTGGGTATTTTTACCACTCAATTTTCTTGTACTATATGAGTCGATTTGACGACAGATGATGTGCGAATGGCCGGCTGCGGGGAAATTGTATTGTATCCAGTGTTATGAAGGTGGTCTACATAGAGACCGGCGACGGCCCAAACGGATAGACCATGACTGTCGGGGGGGGAGAGGGTTCGCTGAAGGCGCCAAGCAGGTCGATGTTGTAGCTCTTGAGCACTACGAAACGCATCATCACAGCAGAAATAATAGCTCATCAAATGAACATTGTTAAGGAATGCAGCGTCCTTGTTTTCGTGACTTATACGAGCGCCGCTGACCAGCGACGGAGGGTTCCCGGTATACACGCACTAAGCCATAATGATGCCGGTGGCCGGCAGCAGGTACCGGTAAGTTGCCGGCGTTTGACTACGGTGAGCACCGCCGATGGAAACCGGTGGTCGCCGAAGTTCCATAACTAAGAATGGTAGGGATACGGAACGTCGCCGGCCTCGAAGGTTCGGATAGAACGCACACCTCGGGCTGTATAAGGATTGTCAAGAGCAACGGCTGGATGCATGTGATGTCACTGGTGAATGCATATGAAAGACGCGTTGAGGTACGCATAAGAATCGCAGTTTTGAAGCCCGGGTCTGTCCCGTGTCGCCGGCATCGGGCAAAAAGCATAAGTTAGAGAAACAGAGAATCTCTAGATAACGCAGGTGAAGAAGGGGCTAATTACCAAGCACGAACAGGGGTATGCGAATTGAGTTGGCACTTTACACAGTACCTTGGTGACTAGTGAGTCTGCACAAGGAAGTTTTTGCCCATTTTAGATGGTGTTGTAATGAAGGGGCTAAGGAAAGGGTTCAGATTTTCCGCCCTATCAGGGACGGAGCTGGGCTACGTTTCCCGAGGAAACGGTTCTGAGATGGAGAGCaccgttttttttttttttggcaaCGGCGCCGTTGAGGAGAGAAAAAAGGGGACCAAAGGGGTCATGGAGGGAAAAGTGGCTAATGAGCCCCGGGACACATGCACCCTAAGTGTTGTACAATTTCCTCGAATTCAATGGTTTTGGTTGAAGAGAGAGATAGTAAAGCAAGTGCCTCACTGGATGGTATTGTGAGTTCGGGTAGGAATCCGTATGATGGCGTGAGGTTGGAGAGGGAGCATCCGAACCCGTGGGAAGTGGAGGGTGGGGATGGTACCGGAGGAGGTAGCCGGTGGGAATATGGCGACAACGGTATGCTTCTTGTCGTCATAAAAGGGTCCTTTCAGTTCCTTAAAGCTTGACAGTAAGCAAAACGCCGAACAACCGAGAGCGAGAGAGCGAGCATTGCGCGCCGTGATGATGCGGTGCAACCCAGTTCAGCCCACGTGTTGTAAGCCCGGGATGAAGGTTTACGGCAGTACAATAAGGCGGTTGTTGTTCCCGACTGAGCATGAGCAAATCCCGAGAAACAACGTTGGTGAGGCGAGCAATAGCTGTTGACGAGTCAGCGTTGTTGTGAAGTCACAAAGCACGTTGCCCATGTTTCGAGTCGTAGAAAAATGGGTGCAAAAGTACACTGATAGCGTTCATGAGAATTTGTTCGGTAGTGTAGGTAGCTTATCTCGGGGCGACTCTCAGATCCGCTGGGGATGCGTGCCTGTGTCGTCTTTTCCCTCCCCGGCTCCCCGAGCGGCGAGCCCAATTTTATGATCTTACCATGCGTCGCCGTCCTGGACCTGGGGCCGTTTTGGGCCCTTGGGGTGAGGTGGGCTTGGCTTTCTGAGTCAACGGATGCGATGGGGAAACTGGGTACGGCGGGCAATTAATTACAAATACTGCAAGATGAAAGGACAGACGTGCGTGGTACAGTCAGCGGGGAACATTCGGCCTGCTAGCCGAGGGATAACTGTCGTTATTTTGGGAGGCGAGACATATCAACGAGGTTACCTACGACATGAAGTGAAGACATTGATACTTTGTGTTTGGATTTTTGTTCAATGCTTATGAAATCATCTCTCGGAGATGCTCGGTTAGGGAGTTCAGCCGATTACGTATCAGGAGTCAGAACGACATAGTAAGGCAAGGTAAGACTGAAGCCAAATAAGGACGGAAAAGGTTTAGAAGCCATGTGGCATGTGTCAGCGTAGACTGATATCATCCCGTGCGGCGTACCTTAGCTCAAAAACCCGTGTCATTTTGCAAGATACGGCGGGCGGTATCGGGGACCGGTACGTTTCGAAAAGTCGATATCGGGCTCTGGCTTGCTAGCGCAGCAACCACCACGCACACATCTTCCACCGTTTTACGTTTTACTACCCGTAACCTGCATGTGCCCGTAAGAAaagggaagaaaaagaaatgcCACACATACGGACACCAAACAGCCGCAAAAGCGGGCTCCACCGCGAACGAAGGCCTAGCAAACGTAAATGGGAGCAGAAGACTTTGAACACAAGCCTAGCAAACTTGGAGTATCCACATGGCGAGGCGGTCCCACCGTCCGTCCACGTCCATCGACCCTTGCAAGCAGACCCCCGACGCAAGCCCATGGAAGAAAAAGATGGATACCCGTAACACCCCAGTCGACGCTGGAGCTCCTGCTTCTGACCACTCAGAAGTTCCCAATTTCTCATTTCGCAGGTTCACGGTTGCCAAAGGTCCCCCCTCCCTCGGTTCTTGACCCCCCTTCCCGATGGACAATAGACCGTGGAAACTGACTCTACCTCTTGTTAGTGTCAAAGGCAGGCTGGTGCCGGTGCAGGGTACATTGGTATTTCTCAAACGCCCCCGGGGCAACGAACATTCGAGATTTATATTCAAAGGGCCGCGCCGCCAGTCTCCCCTTCCACTTCGTTCCCCCCCCCTCCTTCGAAAGCCTCCTTCCCTTCTTCCATTTACTTCAATCGCGTTGTTGATTCTATCTGGAACTCCATAACCACCTCATCAAAGCTTCCACCAAGGTTAGTACTCTTCAGACTCCCGTCAGAGCTCTCCTACACAGTTCCCTTTGCCGTCGAGCTTCTGCCCTGCTGCCTTATCTCAAACCGAGATTACCCGATATGCCTGTGTCTCTCAGCAGACACACACCGCAGACTCCCACAAGAAACAACCCCCAATCTGACGTTTGAACTCGCGCAGATGGCCGCTTCCACAAGACAGTTCGCCCGCGCGGCGCTGAGAACCTCCACCAGAACCTCCTTCGCCGCTGCCGCCCCCCGCCAGGCCTTCCGCCAGCAGGGCCGCCGCCTCTACTCCTCCGAGCCCGCCAGCAAGTCCGGCAGCTCCACCTGGATCTGGCTCTCCGGCTTAGCCGtcgccggcgccggcggcgcCTACCTCTTCACCAAGGAGGGCGGCGTCTCCGCCGGCTCCGTCCCCAAGGTCGTCAACCCCACAAAGGCCGACTACGAGAAGGTGTACAAGGTCATTGCCGACCGCCTCGAGGAGAAGGACGACTACGACGACGGCAGCTACGGCCCCGTTCTCGTTCGTCTCGCGTGGCACGCCAGCGGTACCTTTGACAAGGAGACTGGTACTGGCGGCAGCAACGGTGCTACCATGCGCTTCGCCCCCGAGTCTGACCACGGCGCCAACGCTGGCCTGAAGGCTGCCCGTGACTTCCTTCAGCCCGTCAAGGGTAAGTGAAACCTCTCCCTCCAAATGAGTCGCAGTTCGAAGGACGATCTGGAAGCGAAGCGCAACGCCTTCTGCATTGGATGCTAATGGAACGAACACTCGCTAACGTTCTCTCGCAGAGCAATTCCCCTGGATCACTTACTCCGACCTCTGGATCCTCGGCGGCGTCGCCGCCATCCAGGAGATGCAGGGCCCTATCATCCCCTACCGCCCCGGCCGCAAGGATGGCGAGGCTGCCGCCTGCACCCCTGATGGCCGTCTCCCCGACGCCTCCCAGCGCGAGAAGCACCTCCGTGACATCTTCTACCGCATGGGCTTCAACGACCAGGAGATTGTCGCCCTCTCCGGCGCCCACGCCCTCGGCCGCTGCCACGTTGACCGCTCCGGCTTCGACGGCCCTTGGACTTTCTCCCCTACCGTCCTGACCAACGACTACTACAAGCTTCTCCTGAACGAGAAGTGGCAGTGGAAGAAGTGGAATGGTCCCGCTCAGGTAAGCCAACTCTCTCCCCATTCTTTACCATCTTGGCGCTCTCGCCGACTTGGCGGGGAATGGAAACCATAACAAGGAGAGACGAATGTGCTAACAATTTTGACCCGCGCAGTACGAGGACAAGGGCACCAAGTCCCTGATGATGCTTCCCGCCGACTACGCCTTGATCCAGGACAAGGCTTTCAAGAAGCAGGTCGAGGTGTACGCCAAGGACAACGAGGCCTTCTTCAAGGACTTCTCCAACGTCATTGTCAAGCTGTTTGAGCTCGGTGTTCCCTTTGCCCAGGGCGCCGAGGAGCGCTGGACCTTCAAGCCCACTTGGCAGGACTAAAAGCAGTCGCTTAATCATGTTTTGAGTGACTGACTGAAGGGAAGGGTGATAAAAAACAATAGAGCAAAGAAGAGAGACATAAAGACGAAAAGGAGAGACTTAGACTTGGGAgatgagaaagagagagatatCCACGCGGAATCGGCGTACCGAGAGATAGAGAGGAGGAAAGAGTCTGTTCGAGAGAAAGTGGTGGCCACTTGATGCCCCCCTTCTCCTCGAACTTGGTTTTCGAGCGACTGACCAACTTACCTGTAGTCCACTCCTGGACTTGTTTTCATATTTTCGTTGTTTTCTGTCCATAGTTCCTGTACAACATCAACATGAACCTTTGAAAGACTAAAAACACACTTGATACTGACGAACTGTCATCATATAGCGTGCATGAGCAGAAGGTGATATGTAGTCAGAATAgagatgagatgagatgagagGGGGCAAGGGAACGAACTGCCGGATGTCGGATCGTCCTTACACTAAAGGAGAATGGAAAACCCCCCTGGCCTGGTTTTTCCCCTCTCCCCGCGCGTTTTGACAAGCGTCACCACGTCGAAACCGACCCCGGATGGACGGGATGGACGGGAGCCATACTCGTTTGCGCGTCATGCATGGCTGCGCGTGTGTGGTCTAGAACGAGCAGGTAACAGGTGTTCGGTCGGGGTTGGACCAATCCTGGTAGGTGACTTGGTccatcatcaccaccacTCCAACCGGACGCCATTTGCATCCTAGCGGCCTTGCTACCCCGGATTAGGGGGGGAGGGAAAACATGGGGTAAGTAACGGCGCTTTCCCCCGCATTCTGTGTCCCAAGCATGCATCCTCGTTTCTATGCAGCTTCATGTTTCGGGGTTGGAATGGTAGGTACTTTCGGATGACGGTCCTTGTTTCGTGATTGAGGTTCAGCTCTTTTAGTGCTTGAACGAGTCTTGAACGAGGAGACTCGTCTCATTCATCGCTCGTCTGGGAGCGATGCTGATGTCGAGTCTGCACTGAAGATAGCCCGCGACGGCGAGTGCGCTTCTCCTATGTGAGATTGCCGTGTATGGACCCCGGTCCATTATTGCAGAAGGGAGGCGAAGCTCGAAACCTGACTGGAGACGCAAACATCCCGAGGTAGGTAGGCTGATGTGCTCCAGGTCCTGGAAAGTTACTCCGAATCGTCGTTTAGCAAGTCCCGTACACTTTATAGCCCAACTCTGTGGAGGTACTCACTCAACCCGTTGGACTAGATTGGCAAGTATGGGCTGTTTCCGACAGGCGCCTGTCATTTTTGTATACGTTCTTGTATCTACCAATCAGGTGTTAGCCCTTTTGATTCTTTCTGGTGTAGCCGGCAGTGAGGCATCGATGTCTGCGTAGGTATCTTATGATGTGTAATTCTGCAACGAAGAACCAGGTAGCTTGTGGGAGCCGGATTGATGATTTTACTTTAAAATCAACAGAACATTTTGTTTTCACGGTATTCCCAGTGAGACCATGAGAATCGAGGCGGGGTGAAACTTGGGATAGGCATGAACGAGCCTGACGCTCCATGGTCAACGTTGTGCTGTTGCAAATATGAACAGCATTAACAGGCCGCGCGTGACGCTCTTCGCCCTAGCTTCCGTTGGGCTTTCTCAAGCCAAGTGTCGCGAAGGATTTTCCCATTAGGCTGGGGATCTTAGTGGTCCTGAGCATTAGACGGAGCGGGAAGGGGTGATAGCTGCTGTGATGGTTTGAGATGGAACGAAAACTGTTTCTGTCGGGAGACGAACCAGCGCGGATGACTGGAAAGTATTGGGAAAACTATTGTGAAAGTATCCTCGTAACTTGGATCTGAGCTGCGAAGCCAGCCGAGCCCACATCTCTCGTAACACCGAAGAGATTCGGGGTGGAAAGAGACGGGGATGGATACAAGATGGAGAACATAATGTAACCATGCGGCGGTTTACTCAGGGCGAATTACTCAAGGTGCGTGCGCGAGAGACCGAATCGAAACAGAAGGAGGCTGATCTCACTTTTACACACCATGCTAAGACCATTCGATAAAGAAATCATTATCTTCTCAATCACCAAGAGCTCCGTACTTCATTCAGAGTTCCCGCCCGGCGCAGCTAAAATGCCGACCACGGGCTAGCTGCGCCGAAAGTCGGCCCCACCATCCGGTGACCCACAAGAGCTCTGCAATCGAAGACGCTGCATCTTCAAGTGACATCCACCCCAGTAAAAATTATTGCCATCCGGTCCTCAATCGACATCACCACCATCATATCAACATCACTCCTCACCCAAACCACCCACGGCCCTCGATCACCGTACACATACGAATCGCATACGAACCCTCTCGAGGGCTACAGACCCAATTGCGACGTCCGCGCCCCTACGCACAACATATACACACAAACGATGGCCTCCTGTCGGATCCCAGCCCTACGGCACCTGGTCACCACCTCCCAACGCGCCTTCCGCGCCTCAAACCAACGCCGCTGGGCCCAGGTCCACGACGCCCGCTTCCTCGCCACGACCCAACAACCTCGCGCCGTCGTCGAAAAGTACCGCGCCAAGCTCGAGAAGAAGGCCCAGCAGGAGGGCGTCTCCAACATTGACGAGCTCAAGGCCGCCTACGCCGACAAGATCCAggagcagaagaagaaggacgcCCTCTCCGTGCCGGGCCTCGAACACCTCCTCAACGACGAGCCCGCGCCCGCGGCGATACCGACGACGGCTACTACAACAACGAGCGAGACGGGAGAAGCCCAGACGCAGACAAAAGACAAGGCCCCGATTCCCGGATCCTCCTCGGGCAACGGCGTCAAACCCCTCGACGAGATTCTCGACCTCCCCAAGGCGCGCGAGCTGCCGGACAAGGAACTCACAGCCATCTGGCGCCTCCGCCACGCCTCGGACCCGTCCTCGCTCTGCGCCGTGATCCCGGCAGCGACCTACGCGCAGATGGAATCCCTCGCCCGCCAGAACCCGCAATTCATCCTCCCCGTCCCGCACGAGTCCCAGGGCGCCGAGATCCACTTCCTGCAATGGGTCTTTGACGCCGCCTCGCGCACCGCGACAGTCATGTTCACGCAGCTCGCCGAGTTCAAGGCGCGCGGCGAGTTCGCCCAGCCGCACACGACCATCACGCACCACACCGACCTCGCGGCCGACAGGGGCCTCGTGCTGATGCAGGGCAAGTGCCTCGAGGACCGCGGGGTCAAGACAGCGCACGCGCAGTGGCTCGTGCTGTGTCTGCAGCGGTTCTATGGCGAGGCGGAGGGCAAGGAGAGGGCCGAGGAGAGGAGAAAGCTGTTGGAGTGGTTCCGGTTGGGGGATGAGCGGTTTAGTGTCGAGAAGCTCATGGAGGAGGCGGAGCGCATCAGCTAAAGTCCCGAGGCGTTTGCTTTTGCACGGTGAAGAGGGATGTGCCTGAAATGCCCTCGTGTAGGAGAGGAGGATGGATCGTGAGCCCATGAAGAGAGGAAGGAGGCTCCTGTACAAATGTTCCAGCATGATCATGTAGAATTACAGAAATATATACCATATGCTATGTATACCGCATCATTACTCCAATTTCCGCAATGACTCTCCCCGTTGGAAACAAAGTACCCCTTACAAATATTCCAAGTATACGTTTCAAAGATGCTGTGTCGATATCTCGACAGCCATTGATTTGTTCTATGCTCTCTTTACTCAAAACTTAGTACAATCCCTCATCATCACTAGCCGTTCCATCCTGAAATGTAGCAACGGCCTTGCCCTTGCCCTTTCCCTTGCCATTCGTAACAGTGCCATCATCTTCGGACCCGtactcatcatcatcactaTCTAGCGCCAAGGCCTTCCCTTTCCCTTTGGACGACACGGCCGCAGTCGCCTTCCCCTTCCCCTTAGAACTAGCCCTCGAAACAATCGAGGACGCAGAAACAGCCCTGTTGCCCCCAGCCGACGAGACAGCCGCAGGAGCGGGCCGTTGCtgtggctgctgctgcttttCTGGCGACCCCTCGAAGCTAGCCCTCACACTCTCGTAATGCGCCAGCTCGCCGGCACTGACACTCGGCACGAGCTCGTTATGCGCATTCATAAAGTCCTCCTC from the Colletotrichum lupini chromosome 3, complete sequence genome contains:
- a CDS encoding ATP11 protein, translating into MASCRIPALRHLVTTSQRAFRASNQRRWAQVHDARFLATTQQPRAVVEKYRAKLEKKAQQEGVSNIDELKAAYADKIQEQKKKDALSVPGLEHLLNDEPAPAAIPTTATTTTSETGEAQTQTKDKAPIPGSSSGNGVKPLDEILDLPKARELPDKELTAIWRLRHASDPSSLCAVIPAATYAQMESLARQNPQFILPVPHESQGAEIHFLQWVFDAASRTATVMFTQLAEFKARGEFAQPHTTITHHTDLAADRGLVLMQGKCLEDRGVKTAHAQWLVLCLQRFYGEAEGKERAEERRKLLEWFRLGDERFSVEKLMEEAERIS
- a CDS encoding peroxidase; the protein is MARRSHRPSTSIDPCKQTPDASPWKKKMDTRNTPVDAGAPASDHSECQRQAGAGAGYIGISQTPPGQRTFEIYIQRAAPPVSPSTSFPPPPSKASFPSSIYFNRVVDSIWNSITTSSKLPPRLVLFRLPSELSYTVPFAVELLPCCLISNRDYPICLCLSADTHRRLPQETTPNLTFELAQMAASTRQFARAALRTSTRTSFAAAAPRQAFRQQGRRLYSSEPASKSGSSTWIWLSGLAVAGAGGAYLFTKEGGVSAGSVPKVVNPTKADYEKVYKVIADRLEEKDDYDDGSYGPVLVRLAWHASGTFDKETGTGGSNGATMRFAPESDHGANAGLKAARDFLQPVKEQFPWITYSDLWILGGVAAIQEMQGPIIPYRPGRKDGEAAACTPDGRLPDASQREKHLRDIFYRMGFNDQEIVALSGAHALGRCHVDRSGFDGPWTFSPTVLTNDYYKLLLNEKWQWKKWNGPAQYEDKGTKSLMMLPADYALIQDKAFKKQVEVYAKDNEAFFKDFSNVIVKLFELGVPFAQGAEERWTFKPTWQD